Proteins found in one Schistocerca gregaria isolate iqSchGreg1 unplaced genomic scaffold, iqSchGreg1.2 ptg000963l, whole genome shotgun sequence genomic segment:
- the LOC126326074 gene encoding uncharacterized protein LOC126326074, producing the protein MDFLRFSLFEDTCLAEKAQVPRANGFLNAECEKSGYLMPFGWRIGQRSLSFGIYCILMAGGALFLGWSWWRRRKYELSRLSELQEENKRLREEVDSLSFLNLSYSKGYEFTKEMLSRIESLAKELKKLARPMESMSDEYKSLIYEICDVFVNRIAELTKETQELRLKVASLKDDAICYICFSYPRKRTFVPCGHSFCESCAQRFSSNGCPQCRARVDFTISRY; encoded by the exons ATGGACTTTCTGAGGTTTTCACTGTTTGAAGATACATGCCTTGCCGAAAAGGCACAGGTCCCTCGAGCAAATGGTTTCCTCAACGCCGAGTGCGAGAAAAGCGGTTATTTAATGCCTTTTGGATGGCGAATTGGACAGAGGAGCCTCAGTTTTGGAATTTATTGCATCCTCATGGCTGGCGGTGCACTGTTCTTGGGATGGAGTTGGTGGCGAAGACGGAAATATGAACTGTCGCGTCTATCTGAGCTACAAGAAGAGAACAAACGCTTGAGAGAAGAAGTTGACTCTCtgtctttcctgaatctttcttattCGAAGGGATACGAGTTCACGAAGGAAATGCTTTCAAGG ATAGAGAGCTTGGCGAAGGAGTTAAAAAAGCTTGCGAGACCAATGGAATCCATGAGCGACGAATATAAAAGTCTGATTTACGAAATTTGCGATGTGTTCGTCAACAGGATTGCTGAGCTGACCAAAGAAACTCAAGAATTAAGACTCAAAGTTGCGTCTTTAAAGGACGATGCGATTTGTTACATATGCTTCTCTTACCCGCGTAAACGCACGTTTGTCCCTTGTGGACACAGCTTTTGCGAGAGTTGCGCACAGAGGTTCTCTAGCAATGGTTGTCCTCAGTGCCGTGCCCGAGTGGACTTCACCATTTCTCGCTATTGA
- the LOC126326066 gene encoding RNA polymerase-associated protein CTR9 homolog: MATKAYHHATLDGTKAEGCYHLGRAYHAAGDYEMALKYYSEATINWPQFPLPHYGLGQLYLARKQYLQAIENLQKVDSKYLDIPEVKNLLGHTYAQLIDAPSTSSSKIVEYREKAVSYFERSLKLSPHQPDIWIELAQVCQYFEPLQALRAYENASDLLNSVHAYKKLFSNPADPKNPSHEPTPPPSDEAVIDLLKKLPTPCRQLWNNIGVLLITLKDFHRALDVFLRTILAGACYSCIRSSPPAILPTHAVLFDSFYKSPSPRSRSSTSPLKTVFAPPSFSSPSSSIDLSLIRLALYAKSIKDPLDSSQHKLLFRACLDNEWLLLPQNVTVAFNLAYLHETGLHDINTAHLLYERILQRYPGYLDAIFRLACIERDFGQVSRAIDQFSKVYQGEWSCLPTATPDRHKTACIYLANIHMHLKDYKSAQSYLEKFLNQHTADKKKLTSGQATIDLYALTQLANIFLIAAAIPNDRRERNLKYATDLFSSVLKQSPGNLYATNGLGITLALRGTPTHYQNATDIFHAVREGSSSIPDVFINLGHVYFIQGDHYQAIRMYSNFLTKFGPHLPQVSQSRLFTMLSRCYFETGNFELAKFTLQHSLHLNPSDNDTWYNLAVMCKDLGLSVLKHVDSNFTPSNDGLEPSNIHKSSSSKYVSVPTEAEQRAAIEALKVATPIFERLHTDASSSTSKHSFIPSKCSKFAKLCSTNRELAEEKLAAFKEEQLRLSQLREARLSEAREREAQRLQELELKRAHELRRIKELELQAKEYIQRTAALQQEWAASHDDKKSNDSNDDLDDGVISVPKKRRRKQEESLESSLKKTSSLNHE, encoded by the coding sequence ATGGCTACCAAAGCCTACCACCACGCCACACTCGATGGTACCAAGGCGGAGGGATGCTATCATCTAGGGCGTGCCTATCACGCCGCTGGAGATTACGAAATGGCGCTCAAATACTATAGCGAAGCTACCATCAACTGGCCCCAATTTCCTTTGCCCCACTACGGACTTGGACAACTCTATCTCGCGCGCAAACAGTATCTCCAGGCCATTGAGAACTTGCAAAAAGTAGACTCCAAATATTTAGACATACCAGAGGTTAAAAACCTCCTTGGACATACCTATGCACAGCTCATTGATGCTCCTTCCACCTCTTCCTCTAAGATTGTCGAATACAGAGAAAAGGCCGTTTCTTACTTTGAAAGATCACTCAAACTCTCTCCTCACCAACCAGATATCTGGATAGAACTTGCTCAAGTCTGCCAATACTTCGAACCACTCCAGGCGCTTCGAGCTTATGAAAATGCATCTGATTTACTTAATTCTGTACATGCATACAAAAAACTCTTTTCGAATCCCGCCGACCCAAAAAATCCTTCTCACGAACCTACACCTCCTCCTTCCGATGAGGCTGTCATTGACCTGCTCAAAAAACTCCCAACACCTTGTAGACAGCTTTGGAATAATATTGGCGTCCTCCTCATCACACTCAAAGACTTCCATCGGGCACTCGATGTCTTCCTCAGAACCATCCTTGCTGGCGCTTGCTACTCTTGTATCCGGTCTTCACCTCCCGCCATTCTTCCAACACACGCCGTCTTATTTGATTCATTCTATAAATCCCCCTCTCCTCGTTCTCGCTCTTCCACCAGTCCCCTCAAAACGGTCTTTGCCCCCCCCTCCTTCTCTTCGCCATCCTCTTCCATCGACCTATCCCTCATTCGACTCGCCCTCTACGCCAAGAGCATTAAGGATCCACTTGACTCCTCGCAGCATAAGCTCCTCTTTCGCGCCTGCTTGGACAACGAATGGCTCCTTCTCCCTCAAAATGTCACCGTCGCCTTCAACCTCGCCTATCTCCACGAAACCGGTCTCCACGACATTAACACCGCCCACCTTCTCTACGAACGCATTCTACAACGCTATCCAGGATATCTAGACGCCATCTTCCGCCTCGCCTGCATCGAAAGAGATTTTGGCCAAGTCAGCCGCGCCATAGACCAATTCAGCAAAGTCTACCAAGGCGAGTGGTCTTGCCTTCCTACCGCTACCCCAGATCGACATAAAACTGCTTGTATCTATCTTGCAAACATCCACATGCATCTCAAAGATTATAAGTCTGCCCAGTCCTACCTAGAAAAATTCCTTAATCAACATACCGCCGATAAAAAAAAACTCACCTCTGGACAAGCCACCATCGATTTATATGCACTCACCCAGCTTGCCAATATCTTCCTCATAGCCGCAGCCATACCCAACGATCGTCGCGAGCGCAACCTCAAATATGCCACAGATCTATTCTCTAGCGTCCTTAAGCAATCTCCTGGAAATCTCTACGCCACCAACGGACTCGGCATTACCCTCGCCCTCCGCGGTACTCCCACTCACTACCAAAACGCCACCGACATCTTTCACGCAGTCCGCGAGGGCTCATCCTCCATTCCAGACGTTTTTATCAACCTCGGTCATGTTTATTTCATCCAGGGCGATCACTACCAAGCTATCCGTATGTACTCCAACTTCCTCACCAAATTCGGACCTCACCTTCCCCAAGTCTCCCAAAGTCGCCTCTTCACCATGCTATCCAGGTGCTACTttgaaactggcaacttcgaactcGCTAAATTCACCCTCCAGCACTCCCTTCATCTTAACCCCTCCGATAACGACACCTGGTATAACCTAGCCGTCATGTGCAAGGACCTCGGCCTCTCCGTCCTCAAACATGTAGACTCCAATTTTACCCCCTCCAACGACGGCCTCGAACCCTCGAACATTCACAAATCTTCTTCCTCTAAATATGTCTCCGTCCCCACCGAAGCCGAACAGCGTGCCGCTATCGAAGCCCTCAAAGTCGCCACCCCCATCTTCGAACGCCTTCATACCGACGCCTCTTCCAGTACCTCTAAGCACTCCTTCATTCCCAGTAAATGCTCTAAATTCGCCAAGCTCTGCTCTACTAATCGTGAACTTGCCGAAGAAAAGCTTGCTGCTTTCAAAGAAGAACAACTCCGACTCTCTCAACTCCGTGAAGCCCGTCTCAGTGAGGCACGCGAACGTGAAGCCCAACGTCTCCAAGAGCTCGAACTCAAACGCGCTCACGAACTACGGCGTATTAAGGAACTCGAGCTCCAAGCCAAAGAATACATTCAGCGTACAGCTGCACTTCAGCAAGAATGGGCCGCCTCTCATGACGATAAAAAGTCCAACGACTCTAACGATGACCTTGATGATGGTGTCATCTCTGTCCCCAAAAAGCGGAGACGTAAGCAAGAGGAATCACTAGAAAGTTCGCTCAAAAAAACAAGCTCTTTGAaccatgaataa
- the LOC126326075 gene encoding uncharacterized protein LOC126326075, with translation MSIIGITARQIFDSRGTPTVEVDVTTKLGVFRASVPSGISTGIYEAHELRDGEEAYLGKGVQKAVRNVNHVLGLKLMGMQPVRQHDIDETMIKLDGTENKKKYGANAILGISLALSKAGARELNLPLYTYYAELAGNMNTQTFELPVPAFNVINGGAHADNSLAFQEFMIMPIGASSFSEAMRMGTETYQHLKVIIKKKYGGGATNVGDEGGFAPNLKSAEEGLDLLVSAIEKAGYTGKVKIAIDAAASEFYENGKYNLDWKIPGSSGKLLSSSELASVYEEYVNKYPIVSIEDPFSQDDWEAYEGFCSKLGKKIQIVGDDLLVTNTNRISEAVRRKACNALLLKVNQIGTISEAIAAAKMAAENHWTVMMSHRSGETEDTTIADLAVGIGTNQIKAGSLARSERLAKYNQLLRIEEELGQNAKYAGPSFPYQ, from the exons ATGAGCATAATTGGTATTACGGCCAGGCAGATATTTGACAGTCGCGGAACCCCGACAGTTGAAGTTGACGTAACCACGAAATTGGGTGTTTTTCGTGCATCAGTGCCGAGCGGGATTTCGACAG GAATATACGAGGCACATGAATTGCGCGATGGGGAGGAGGCCTATTTGGGAAAAG GCGTTCAGAAGGCAGTGAGAAATGTCAACCATGTCCTTGGGCTGAAGCTGATGGGGATGCAACCCGTTAGGCAACACGACATCGACGAGACGATGATAAAGCTGGACGGAACGGAGAATAAGAAGAAGTACGGGGCGAACGCGATTTTAGGAATATCTTTGGCGCTGTCTAAAGCCGGAGCCAGAGAACTGAACTTGCCGCTGTATACCTATTATGCTGAGTTGGCAGGGAATATGAATACACAGACATTTGAGCTTCCGGTGCCGGCGTTCAACGTGATTAACGGGGGGGCGCATGCAGACAATTCCCTGGCGTTCCAGGAATTCATGATCATGCCGATAGGCGCCAGCAGCTTTTCTGAGGCCATGCGTATGGGTACAGAGACGTATCAGCATTTGAAGGTGATCATAAAGAAGAAATATGGAGGCGGTGCGACGAATGTGGGAGATGAGGGTGGATTTGCCCCAAACCTTAAGAGCGCTGAAGAGGGCTTGGATTTATTGGTGAGCGCAATCGAGAAGGCGGGATATACGGGAAAGGTGAAGATAGCAATTGACGCGGCAGCTTCTGAATTTTATGAAAATGGGAAATACAATTTAGACTGGAAGATTCCGGGTTCATCGGGCAAGCTGTTGTCCTCGTCTGAGCTTGCATCGGTTTATGAGGAATACGTGAACAAATATCCAATTGTGTCGATTGAGGATCCGTTCTCTCAGGACGATTGGGAAGCATACGAAGGGTTTTGTTCGAAACTCGGGAAGAAGATTCAAATTGTGGGTGATGATTTGTTGGTGACGAACACGAATCGAATATCGGAGGCCGTTCGGAGGAAGGCGTGCAATGCGTTGCTGTTGAAGGTGAATCAGATCGGAACGATTAGCGAGGCAATCGCGGCGGCCAAGATGGCGGCGGAAAACCACTGGACAGTGATGATGTCTCACCGATCTGGGGAGACTGAAGATACAACGATTGCCGACCTTGCAGTCGGAATCGGGACAAACCAAATCAAAGCGGGGTCACTTGCTCGATCGGAGCGCCTCGCCAAGTATAATCAGCTCCTGAGAATCGAAGAAGAATTAGGTCAAAATGCTAAATACGCTGGACCATCTTTCCCCTATCAATAA
- the LOC126326073 gene encoding protein lin-28-like produces MFNQIFSAVKSNSHRLSKAPAQARLRPIVPRRPALAQRWLHRAAVKWFNNEKGFGFLAPESGGTDVFVHVSGIKGDGYKTLNEGDIVTFETQENARGVMAVDVEVVTPNPNPPLRRRSRMDSFGSDQSN; encoded by the exons ATGTTCAACCAAATTTTCTCCGCGGTCAAGTCCAATTCTCATAGGCTCTCTAAAGCCCCAGCTCAAGCCCGGCTGAGACCAATCG TCCCTCGCAGGCCGGCTCTCGCTCAAAGGTGGCTCCATCGCG CCGCCGTCAAGTGGTTCAACAACGAGAAGGGCTTCGGGTTTCTGGCCCCGGAGTCTGGCGGCACCGATGTCTTCGTTCACGTTTCCG GCATCAAGGGCGATGGATACAAGACACTCAATGAGGGAGACATTGTCACGTTCGAGACCCAGGAGAATGCCAGGGGAGTCATGGCGGTTGACGTGGAAGTCGTCACACCCAACCCGAACCCTCCACTTCGCCGTCGTTCCCGAATG GACTCCTTTGGGAGTGACCAAAGTAACTAG
- the LOC126326028 gene encoding structural maintenance of chromosomes protein 4-like, whose amino-acid sequence MEDRENTDDADMSDGMQTRGEEQKDIGEGQGSRLVIKKVELENFKSYGGVQEIGPLHHSFTAIVGPNGSGKSNIIEAILFVFGKRASKLRQNRMADLIHKSEAYPNCRFARVSVYFQSVRINEEGESELVRGSEFVVSRLAYVDRAAEYQIDGRRVSVEEVYRVLRDEHGIDLDRNRFLILQGEVETISMMDRMELLEYLEEVIGSHVYVEEIERVKEELSGLSQERAQKLEWLRLAEKEKSALEGEKEKAVDCLRKMKELCDRKALGYAYKRHCAEKKAEEIEAEFDRAKEEVDTLKRGVDELGERIERLRRQYEEQSGRKQLEERMEEARRSLKKMEERDLELRDLAKKLCRNESKLRRSMEKSEEQVREREGRVEEWKLEIERLSGEVEVGEKKLRRLEERLRGERKKVSGKLLPVQQRLSSKQRDLIPLQKARVEVESQLNLKRLELEVARGAQEEVELEWRRAGEKVREMEEWLSGQSKERKRLRKELDEVVLELKKSEEKKERYRIEEGKISERVEDLRRLQAEGGGEELLTRMKEGLPDSVAREVLGRLGDLGYIEEKYELAANVSTGAWSYVVVRNAECAQRCVQELRRRRLGRATFLVLEELRVGTEGAGGAEVEGAKRLVDLIESESEEVLPAIRYACGDTWVCESLERAREVALSGGTRRRVVTTDGSLFEVHGTLTSGGRPTSWRGRGLRVKGRNRHGGGRKPEDEVADLKRLIESLSGVRDRMRRMESVESEWRSKHHNLSQELERLEIGVKNGMAQRDDEKQRESRLDSERRHLEKQKGDAAKIEKEIQHLEDQVDQISKDSSSLESEIQQIETELDRILGPDVKRLERDCEHLRGLIKSWQEDIVKNEVSIESAQRDMERHREMCAECLRSIDELNQRVVETEKELESLTNAAFEVTQQNEEAEAAYASLAEQLEKQRDELEQLESSLSSQRDSLRDSEGRLSSIDVQLKEVKTIVSHFSAKLDTLASRKLSLRFDEDDNDLELQIEHAPSMSKSDIKENDLEVNRLNEELVNVHYDQDAIVRYREKKLVFEKHRADAEETTRRWDERRQHLDTLQNQRLSQFMNGYGIINAKLKEMYRMLTSQNGSAELECSTDLFSEGISFSVRPPNKTWKNIQNLSGGEKTLSSLSLVFALHHFKPTPIYIMDEIDAALDFRNVIIIANYIKRKTKHVQFLIISLRNYMFELADCLVGIYKTENVTKTVCINPADFCIQLGAHTF is encoded by the exons ATGGAGGACAGAGAAAACACGGATGATGCGGATATGAGCGACGGAATGCAGACGAGGGGAGAGGAGCAAAAGGACATAGGAGAGGGTCAAGGTAGTCGCTTGGTGATTAAGAAGGTCGAATTGGAAAATTTCAAGAGTTATGGAGGCGTGCAGGAGATAGGTCCGTTGCATCATTCGTTTACGGCTATAGTTGGTCCCAATGGGAGTGGAAAGTCGAATATCATTGAGGCGATACTTTTTGTGTTTGGGAAGAGAGCAAGCAAGTTAAGACAGAATCGAATGGCTGATTTGATACACAAGAGCGAGGCATATCCAAACTGTCGGTTTGcgagggtgtccgtatactttcagagtgtaagGATTAACGAGGAG ggagagagcgAGTTGGTGAGGGGGAGCGAGTTTGTGGTTTCTAGATTGGCATACGTGGACCGGGCGGCTGAGTATCAGATAGATGGCAGGAGGGTGTCTGTGGAGGAAGTGTATAGGGTGCTGAGGGACGAGCACGGGATTGATTTGGACCGCAATCGTTTTTTGATTTTGCAGGGAGAGGTGGAGACGATATCGATGATGGACCGGATGGAGTTGCTGGAGTATTTGGAGGAGGTGATAGGGAGTCATGTGTACGTGGAGGAGATTgagagggtgaaggaggagttGTCTGGGTTGTCGCAGGAGAGGGCACAGAAGTTGGAATGGTTGAGGTTGGCTGAAAAGGAGAAGAGCGCgttagagggggagaaggagaaggCGGTGGATTGTTTGAGGAAgatgaaggagctgtgcgacaggAAGGCGTTGGGGTACGCGTACAAGAGGCACTGCGCGGAGAAGAAGGCGGAGGAGATAGAGGCTGAGTTCGACAGGGCAAAGGAAGAGGTGGATACGTTGAAGAGGGGTGTGGACGAGCTGGGAGAGAGGATAGAGAGGTTGAGGAGGCAGTACGAGGAGCAGAGTGGGAGGAAGCAGTTGGAGGAGAGGATGGAGGAGGCGAGGAGGAGCTTGAAGAAGATGGAGGAGAGGGATTTGGAATTGAGGGATTTGGCGAAGAAGCTGTGTAGGAACGAGAGCAAGTTGAGGAGGTCGATGGAGAAGAGTGAGGAACaagtgagggagagagagggacGAGTGGAGGAATGGAAGTTGGAGATTGAGAGGTTGTCGGGGGAGGTTGAGGTGGGTGAGAAAAAATTGAGAAGGTTAGAGGAGAGGTTGAGGGGGGAGAGGAAGAAAGTGAGTGGGAAGTTGTTGCCGGTTCAGCAGAGGTTGTCTAGCAAGCAGAGGGATTTGATACCTTTGCAGAAGGCGAGGGTTGAGGTGGAGTCTCAATTGAATTTGAAGAGGTTGGAATTGGAAGTGGCGAGAGGTGCGCAGGAGGAAGTGGAGTTGGAATGGAGGAGGGCGGGAGAGAAggtgagagagatggaggagtggtTGAGTGGTCAGAGTAAGGAGAGGAAGAGGTTGAGAAAGGAGTTGGACGAGGTggtgttggagttgaagaagagTGAGGAGAAGAAGGAAAGGTATCGAATAGAGGAAGGAAAGATATCGGAGAGGGTAGAGGATTTGAGGAGGTTGCAGGCGGAAGGCGGGGGGGAGGAGTTATTGACTCGAATGAAGGAGGGTTTGCCTGATTCTGTAGCTAGAGAGGTGTTAGGGAGATTAGGTGATTTGGGGTATATTGAGGAGAAATATGAGTTGGCCGCAAACGTATCGACGGGGGCATGGAGTTATGTGGTTGTGAGGAATGCGGAATGTGCGCAGAGGTGCGTGCAAGAGTTGAGGAGAAGGAGGTTGGGTCGGGCTACGTTTCTAGTGCTTGAAGAGTTAAGAGTGGGAACAGAGGGCGCTGGAGGCGCTGAGGTAGAGGGTGCGAAGAGACTCGTGGACTTGATAGAGTCAGAGAGTGAAGAGGTGTTGCCGGCCATCAGGTATGCGTGTGGAGATACTTGGGTATGTGAGAGTTTAGAGAGGGCTCGAGAAGTGGCACTTAGTGGGGGGACTAGGCGTCGAGTGGTGACGACTGATGGGAGTTTATTCGAAGTACACGGAACGTTGACGTCGGGGGGGCGCCCTACATCTTGGCGCGGTCGCGGGTTGAGGGTAAAGGGGAGGAATCGTCATGGAGGCGGTAGGAAGCCTGAAGACGAGGTGGCAGATTTGAAGCGTTTGATAGAATCTTTATCTGGCGTACGCGACCGTATGAGGCGCATGGAGAGCGTCGAGTCCGAATGGAGGTCTAAGCATCACAATTTGTCTCAGGAACTAGAGAGGCTAGAAATTGGGGTAAAGAACGGGATGGCGCAACGAGATGACGAGAAGCAGCGAGAGAGTCGTTTGGACTCAGAGAGACGCCATTTAGAGAAGCAGAAGGGGGATGCTGCGAAGATTGAAAAGGAGATACAGCATTTAGAAGACCAAGTGGACCAGATTTCGAAGGATTCTAGCTCATTGGAATCTGAAATTCAACAGATAGAAACGGAACTGGATCGCATATTGGGTCCCGATGTGAAACGTTTGGAGCGAGATTGCGAGCATCTTCGAGGTCTGATCAAGAGCTGGCAAGAGGACATCGTGAAAAATGAAGTTTCTATAGAGAGCGCTCAACGCGACATGGAGAGGCACCGTGAGATGTGTGCTGAATGTCTACGATCTATTGACGAGTTGAATCAAAGAGTTGTCGAGACTGAGAAGGAACTAGAATCTTTAACGAATGCCGCTTTTGAAGTTACTCAGCAGAACGAAGAGGCAGAAGCTGCTTATGCTTCTTTGGCGGAGCAATTAGAAAAGCAGAGAGACGAGTTGGAACAATTGGAATCTTCTCTGTCAAGCCAGCGGGATTCTCTGCGAGATTCAGAGGGTCGCCTGTCATCGATAGATGTACAATTGAAAGAGGTCAAGACAATAGTTTCTCACTTTTCGGCGAAGTTGGATACGCTGGCGTCTAGGAAGCTTTCCTTGCGCTTCGACGAAGATGATAACGACTTGGAATTACAAATCGAGCACGCGCCTTCCATGTCAAAGTCCGATATCAAGGAGAATGACCTCGAAGTCAATCGCCTCAATGAGGAGCTTGTGAACGTGCATTACGATCAGGACGCGATCGTCCGATACAGAGAGAAGAAGCTTGTTTTTGAAAAGCATCGAGCAGACGCCGAAGAGACTACTCGTCGTTGGGACGAGCGCCGCCAGCATTTGGACACCTTGCAGAACCAACGCCTCAGTCAGTTCATGAATGGGTACGGCATTATCAACGCCAAGCTCAAGGAGATGTATCGTATGCTCACGAGTCAAAATGGCAGCGCCGAGCTCGAGTGCAGCACAGATTTGTTCTCTGAGGGAATTTCCTTCAGCGTTCGGCCGCCGAACAAGACCTGGAAAAATATCCAAAACCTGTCAGGAGGAGAAAAAACGCTTTCGTCCCTGTCCCTTGTCTTCGCACTTCATCACTTCAAGCCCACGCCCATCTATATCATGGATGAAATAGACGCGGCGCTGGACTTTAGAAATGTCATTATCATCGCCAACTACATTAAGCGCAAAACAAAGCATGTCCAATTCCTCATTATATCCCTCCGCAATTACATGTTCGAATTGGCCGATTGTTTGGTTGGTATATACAAAACAGAGAATGTCACAAAAACTGTTTGCATCAATCCTGCAGATTTTTGCATCCAACTTGGCGCTCATaccttttaa
- the LOC126326072 gene encoding uncharacterized protein LOC126326072: MELESHSKVLELVGRSYRELPMCSDLQRLTNVKILNEHGYIKHPPLPGAGTLAKLEYIFVSLTDVLLGSEAIQPMLKSFYQVFTEGTDITKRQMEVFLESIGGDTSPVVQVLRAINQSTISPVNIELKKSLGMQYMTKDVKNSWFFEILTIGPVVRQVVVISHKREQSLDNSFQYEWLLSFYFEKKEKGGMYFFECTKATLGVTDLMYSLELHKSDNKNKRREIELRLEKYALNGVIREASKRHWEHYPVSADESMKDKWGVQEEEEESKNKREIQEKQYDNGDRYVGELEKGIRNGFGEYQYYHSGSIYQGYYRNGKRHGKGTVIFKNSSKLDGYFERGITLYGVYTYSSGDVYKGDFGDDKFDGIGKWSGVDGTSYFGQWKAGVPHGQGNLRLGSNDAYSGQWQNGKMHGKGTYTRFNGDVYVGEFKEGKPHGHGKYFFSATNTFCEGEFSNCYFIGGSTNSS; encoded by the coding sequence ATGGAATTAGAGAGTCATTCTAAGGTGTTGGAACTAGTTGGGCGCTCTTACAGAGAGCTACCAATGTGTTCCGATTTGCAGAGGTTGACCAACGTAAAGATTTTAAACGAGCATGGATATATTAAACATCCACCATTGCCTGGAGCTGGCACTTTAGCTAAACTGGAGTATATATTTGTCTCATTGACAGACGTTTTATTGGGAAGTGAAGCGATACAGCCAATGTTGAAAAGTTTTTACCAAGTGTTTACGGAAGGAACGGATATAACCAAGAGACAAATGGAGGTGTTTTTAGAAAGCATAGGTGGGGATACGTCTCCAGTGGTGCAGGTATTAAGAGCGATAAATCAAAGCACGATATCACCGGTGAATATTGAGTTGAAGAAATCGTTGGGTATGCAGTATATGACAAAAGATGTGAAAAATAGTTGGTTTTTTGAGATTTTGACTATAGGACCGGTGGTTAGGCAGGTGGTAGTGATATCTCACAAGAGAGAGCAATCGTTGGACAACAGTTTTCAGTATGAATGGCTATTATCATTTTACTTCgagaaaaaggaaaaaggaggaATGTATTTTTTTGAGTGTACAAAGGCGACATTGGGGGTGACGGACTTGATGTATTCACTAGAACTGCACAAAtcagacaacaaaaacaagagGAGAGAGATAGAATTGAGGCTTGAAAAATACGCATTGAATGGGGTTATTAGAGAGGCGTCAAAACGACATTGGGAGCATTATCCAGTATCAGCAGACGAATCGATGAAAGATAAGTGGGGGGtgcaggaggaagaagaggaaagtAAAAACAAGAGGGAAATTCAAGAGAAACAATATGATAATGGTGACAGATATGTGGGAGAATTAGAAAAGGGAATACGCAATGGATTTGGAGAGTATCAATACTATCATTCTGGATCAATATATCAAGGCTACTACAGGAATGGAAAGCGACATGGAAAAGGGACGGTAATATTTAAGAACAGTTCGAAGTTGGACGGGTATTTTGAACGCGGTATCACCTTGTATGGAGTGTATACGTATTCTTCGGGAGATGTGTACAAGGGTGATTTCGGGGATGACAAGTTCGATGGAATAGGCAAGTGGTCTGGGGTAGATGGGACATCTTATTTTGGACAATGGAAGGCAGGGGTGCCTCATGGCCAGGGTAATTTGAGGCTTGGGTCAAATGATGCTTATTCTGGACAATGGCAGAATGGGAAGATGCATGGCAAGGGGACTTATACACGGTTCAATGGAGATGTTTATGTTGGGGAGTTTAAGGAAGGCAAGCCACACGGCCATGGGAAATATTTTTTCTCGGCGACTAATACTTTTTGTGAGGGTGAATTTTCGAATTGCTATTTTATCGGCGGATCAACGAACAGTTCATGA